The nucleotide window GGAGAGATCCCCCAGTTGTCGGCTTCACCCCACCCCTGAAGGGGTGGGCTTTCGCCTCGCTACCGCTGTAAACCATTATGAGAAGTGGTGAGGGTTGTAGTTGTGTTAGGGATACCTGAGAAAAATAGGAAACCATAATGCATTAATATATGGTTAGAAAGTTGCATTAATCTAAATTTCTTTAATGGTATTACTATTGATTAGGTGTATGAAAGAAACTATATGTTATAGCAAACTTCCATCTTGGATAAAGCCTCATGGAAGCTCCCTCTTCTTTCGGTAGAGGTCATTTTACAGTGGTATGTCTATGTTTAATTCATTTGCAAGTTCTTTGTATCGGTTTCTTATGGTTACTTCTGTGACTGACGCTATTTTTGCAACTTCTCTTTGTGTTCTTTTTTCTCCGCATTTTAGGGCTGATATGTATATTGCTGATGCTGCTACTCCTGTTGGCCCTCTACCGCTTACGAGGCCTTTTTCTATTGCTTCGTTGATTAAATCGTGTGCTACTTTTTCTACTGCTTCTGATAGTTCGAGTTCGCTGCAAAATCGTGGTATGTAGTCTTTTGGTGATATTGGGAGTAGTTTGAATCCTAGTTCGCGTGAAATAAATCTAAATGTTCTTCCAATCTCTTTTCTTGATACTCTTGCTACTTCGGCGATTTCGTCTAGGGTTCTTGGTACGTCTCTTTGGCGGCATGAGGCATAGATTACTGAGGCTGTAACGCCTTCTATACTTCTACCTCTAATTAGGTTTTCTTTTATTGCTTGTCTATACAAGACTGCTGAGTCTTCTCTTACGCTTTGTGGTAGTTTTAGTTGTGAACACATTCTATCGAGTTCACTTAAGGCGAACGCTAGGTTGCGTTCCATTGCGTTGCTTACGCGTACTCTTTTTTGCCATTTGCGCATTCGATATAGTTTGGCTCTTTTGTTTGATGATATGCTTCCGCCTTGAGAATCCCGGTTTCTCCAGTCTATCATTGTTGACAGGCCTTTGTCATGTATTGTAAAAGTCATTGGAGCTCCTACTCGGCTTTTACTTTCCCTTTCTGAACTGTCGAAAGCTCTCCATTCTGGACCGGTGTCTATAAATTCATCGTCTACTACCAACCCACATTTTTCGCAAATTAGTTCTGCTCTTTCATGGTCAACTGAAAGTTTTTTTGAACCACATTCATTGCATATATTACTTTCTTCATATTCTCCAATAGATTCCCTCTTTATAATTGATGGAGATTCCCCCTCTCCCTCACTCTTGGAATCGGGTTTTTCATAGGAATCGGTCAATATAAATCCTCCACTAAAAAAACAGTTCTACTTAAAGTCAGAGCGAGATAATAGCCCTTCACGAATTAGAGTAGTACTCTAAATTAAATAAAACTTCGTATAAAAAATAACTTTAATAATTTCTATCTGTTTTTCTGAGAGGTATTTAGGTTTTATTAGGTTTTTAAGAGGTTTTTTGGTTTTTATATCTGTTTTTAATTTATTCTATTTCGATTGGGGTTACCTAAAACTGTTGAATGTTTTTATTGAACCCATTTTCTTAAAGCAATGGCTTTAATTTTTATTGGTTTTGTATTTTTTTATTTATTGTTTTTAGTTGTCTAGATTTATTGTTTTGGAGATATGATAGTATATAAAAAAAATTTCAGTGATTTTATGAAGATTGGTTTTATTGGTGGAACTGGACATATTGGTGAAGGCCTTGCATTGAGGTGGGGTAAAGACAGTAAACACGAGATATATATTGGTTCTCGTAATGATGAGAGAGGGGAAGAGGCAGCAGGTAAGTATAGAGAGATTTTGGATGAAGCGGGATATAGTAATGATATTAGTGGTGGGGATAATCGGTTTGCTGTTGAAAACAGTGATGTTGTAGTTGTATGTATTCCGCATAAGTCGGTGGTGGAAACGATTAGGTCTTTAGAAGATGTTTTTGATTGTCAGGTATTAATCTCCCCTATCGTACCGATGTATAAATCTGATGGTAGTTTTTGTTGCGAAGATTGTTGTGCTGCTGTAGAACTTGATGATGCGGCTCCAGATAGAGTTGATGTTGTTTCTGCATTCCATACCGTTCCAGCAAAGGGTTTATCTGAGTTTGATCGACCATTAGATTGTGATGTAGTTGTTTGTGGAGATGATTCAGAAACTAAGGAAGTTGTTTTTGACCTAATAGACGATATTGAGGGAATGAGGGGTCTGGATGGTGGAGATCTATCTGTTTCACAGTTGACTGAAGCAATGACTCCGCTTCTTTTGAACGTTTCTATAAGAAATGATATTTCCCACCCCACGATAAAATTCATATCTCCTTAACCTTTTCTATATTTTCTATTTTGGCTATATCTCCATTACATTTTGAAGGACCTAAATAGAGGGTTTAGTTCTCTCAACTTCTTACAAGTTTTAATGGTTTTTAGGGAGGGGGCTTACTTTCTCCTAGTCGTAGGTTTGGTTATAGGTTTATCTCTGTTTTCTGTGTAAATGGTTTTTGGTAGGGTTTTTATTTTTTTTGTTTTTTGGTTCTGTAAAATGGTTTTTGAACAGGTTTTATGTTTTTTGTTGTTTTTGTTTTTGGTTGGTTTTTGGTTTTTTTACCAAAAGATTTTAAGGGTATAGATACAACTTCATAGGAAAATTTTTAGTATTGCTAATTGGGGCAATCAGTATGAAAGATGCATTTCTTGCCTTGGAAGATGGCACGGTTTTTAGGGGCCGGGGTATTGGTTCTGAGGGGCTCACCAGAGGTGAATTGGTTTTCAACACTTCTTTTACTGGTTATGAGGAGGCTATGACCGGCCCGTCATATAAAGGACAGGTATTGATGTTTACTTATCCGTTGGTCGGTAATTATG belongs to Methanonatronarchaeum sp. AMET-Sl and includes:
- a CDS encoding transcription initiation factor IIB encodes the protein MIKRESIGEYEESNICNECGSKKLSVDHERAELICEKCGLVVDDEFIDTGPEWRAFDSSERESKSRVGAPMTFTIHDKGLSTMIDWRNRDSQGGSISSNKRAKLYRMRKWQKRVRVSNAMERNLAFALSELDRMCSQLKLPQSVREDSAVLYRQAIKENLIRGRSIEGVTASVIYASCRQRDVPRTLDEIAEVARVSRKEIGRTFRFISRELGFKLLPISPKDYIPRFCSELELSEAVEKVAHDLINEAIEKGLVSGRGPTGVAASAIYISALKCGEKRTQREVAKIASVTEVTIRNRYKELANELNIDIPL
- the npdG gene encoding NADPH-dependent F420 reductase, which produces MKIGFIGGTGHIGEGLALRWGKDSKHEIYIGSRNDERGEEAAGKYREILDEAGYSNDISGGDNRFAVENSDVVVVCIPHKSVVETIRSLEDVFDCQVLISPIVPMYKSDGSFCCEDCCAAVELDDAAPDRVDVVSAFHTVPAKGLSEFDRPLDCDVVVCGDDSETKEVVFDLIDDIEGMRGLDGGDLSVSQLTEAMTPLLLNVSIRNDISHPTIKFISP